A genome region from Columba livia isolate bColLiv1 breed racing homer chromosome 2, bColLiv1.pat.W.v2, whole genome shotgun sequence includes the following:
- the DAZL gene encoding deleted in azoospermia-like isoform X5 codes for MMSANAEAQCAGVSEDNTRLSTTSQGYVLPEGKIMPNTVFVGGIDIRMNEAEIRSFFERYGTVKEVKIITDRTGVSKGYGFVSFLDNVDVQKIVESQINFHGKRLKLGPAIRKQQNLCSYVHPRPLVFNPPAPQFHSVWGNQNTETYMQPPAVMSPVTQYVQSFLLQTYPYSSPALLIQQQVPVGYQPAYNYQVQPQWLAGEQRNYVMPPVYTSVSYHCTEDPEFIQTECAVPEPTQSSTNSPQKERKAHHFRKGRAVLKSV; via the exons ATGATG TCTGCAAATGCAGAGGCCCAGTGTGCAGGTGTCTCCGAGGACAATACCCGTTTGTCAACAACCAGTCAAGGATATGTTTTACCAGAAGGAAAAATCATGCCAAACACAGTCTTTGTTGGTGGAATTGATATAAGG atGAATGAAGCAGAAATTCGCAGTTTCTTTGAACGATATGGTACTGTGAAAGAGGTGAAAATAATCACTGACAGAACTGGTGTTTCCAAAGG gtatGGATTTGTATCTTTCCTGGACAATGTGGATGTTCAGAAAATAGTAGAA TCACAAATCAACTTccatggcaaaaggctgaagcTGGGACCAGCAATTAGGAAGCAACAAAACTTGT GTTCTTATGTGCATCCCAGACCACTAGTCTTCAATCCTCCTGCACCACAGTTCCATAGTGTATGGGGTAATCAAAATACGGAGACATACATGCAACCTCCAGCTGTAATGAGCCCGGTAACGCAGTATGTTCAG AGTTTTCTCTTGCAGACATATCCATACAGTTCACCGGCTTTATTGATACAGCAACAAGTTCCTGTAGGATATCAGCCAGCCTACAACTATCAG GTTCAACCACAGTGGCTTGCTGGGGAGCAAAGAAATTATGTTATGCCTCCG GTTTATACTTCAGTAAGCTATCACTGCACTGAGGATCCAGAATTTATACAGACAGAATGTGCTGTTCCAGAGCCTACACAGTCATCTACCAACAGTCCACAAAAG GAGAGGAAGGCACATCACTTCAGAAAAGGAAGAGCAGTGCTCAAAAGTGTTTGA
- the DAZL gene encoding deleted in azoospermia-like isoform X4 → MMSANAEAQCAGVSEDNTRLSTTSQGYVLPEGKIMPNTVFVGGIDIRMNEAEIRSFFERYGTVKEVKIITDRTGVSKGYGFVSFLDNVDVQKIVESQINFHGKRLKLGPAIRKQQNLCSYVHPRPLVFNPPAPQFHSVWGNQNTETYMQPPAVMSPVTQYVQTYPYSSPALLIQQQVPVGYQPAYNYQVQPQWLAGEQRNYVMPPVYTSVSYHCTEDPEFIQTECAVPEPTQSSTNSPQKKSVDRSIQTVVSCLFNPENRLRNTFVSQEDYFKERKAHHFRKGRAVLKSV, encoded by the exons ATGATG TCTGCAAATGCAGAGGCCCAGTGTGCAGGTGTCTCCGAGGACAATACCCGTTTGTCAACAACCAGTCAAGGATATGTTTTACCAGAAGGAAAAATCATGCCAAACACAGTCTTTGTTGGTGGAATTGATATAAGG atGAATGAAGCAGAAATTCGCAGTTTCTTTGAACGATATGGTACTGTGAAAGAGGTGAAAATAATCACTGACAGAACTGGTGTTTCCAAAGG gtatGGATTTGTATCTTTCCTGGACAATGTGGATGTTCAGAAAATAGTAGAA TCACAAATCAACTTccatggcaaaaggctgaagcTGGGACCAGCAATTAGGAAGCAACAAAACTTGT GTTCTTATGTGCATCCCAGACCACTAGTCTTCAATCCTCCTGCACCACAGTTCCATAGTGTATGGGGTAATCAAAATACGGAGACATACATGCAACCTCCAGCTGTAATGAGCCCGGTAACGCAGTATGTTCAG ACATATCCATACAGTTCACCGGCTTTATTGATACAGCAACAAGTTCCTGTAGGATATCAGCCAGCCTACAACTATCAG GTTCAACCACAGTGGCTTGCTGGGGAGCAAAGAAATTATGTTATGCCTCCG GTTTATACTTCAGTAAGCTATCACTGCACTGAGGATCCAGAATTTATACAGACAGAATGTGCTGTTCCAGAGCCTACACAGTCATCTACCAACAGTCCACAAAAG AAGTCTGTGGACAGGAGCATACAAACAGTTGTATCCTGTCTGTTTAACCCTGAGAACCGGCTGAGGAACACCTTTGTATCACAAGAAGACTACTTCAAG GAGAGGAAGGCACATCACTTCAGAAAAGGAAGAGCAGTGCTCAAAAGTGTTTGA
- the DAZL gene encoding deleted in azoospermia-like isoform X6, which produces MPNTVFVGGIDIRMNEAEIRSFFERYGTVKEVKIITDRTGVSKGYGFVSFLDNVDVQKIVESQINFHGKRLKLGPAIRKQQNLCSYVHPRPLVFNPPAPQFHSVWGNQNTETYMQPPAVMSPVTQYVQSFLLQTYPYSSPALLIQQQVPVGYQPAYNYQVQPQWLAGEQRNYVMPPVYTSVSYHCTEDPEFIQTECAVPEPTQSSTNSPQKKSVDRSIQTVVSCLFNPENRLRNTFVSQEDYFKERKAHHFRKGRAVLKSV; this is translated from the exons ATGCCAAACACAGTCTTTGTTGGTGGAATTGATATAAGG atGAATGAAGCAGAAATTCGCAGTTTCTTTGAACGATATGGTACTGTGAAAGAGGTGAAAATAATCACTGACAGAACTGGTGTTTCCAAAGG gtatGGATTTGTATCTTTCCTGGACAATGTGGATGTTCAGAAAATAGTAGAA TCACAAATCAACTTccatggcaaaaggctgaagcTGGGACCAGCAATTAGGAAGCAACAAAACTTGT GTTCTTATGTGCATCCCAGACCACTAGTCTTCAATCCTCCTGCACCACAGTTCCATAGTGTATGGGGTAATCAAAATACGGAGACATACATGCAACCTCCAGCTGTAATGAGCCCGGTAACGCAGTATGTTCAG AGTTTTCTCTTGCAGACATATCCATACAGTTCACCGGCTTTATTGATACAGCAACAAGTTCCTGTAGGATATCAGCCAGCCTACAACTATCAG GTTCAACCACAGTGGCTTGCTGGGGAGCAAAGAAATTATGTTATGCCTCCG GTTTATACTTCAGTAAGCTATCACTGCACTGAGGATCCAGAATTTATACAGACAGAATGTGCTGTTCCAGAGCCTACACAGTCATCTACCAACAGTCCACAAAAG AAGTCTGTGGACAGGAGCATACAAACAGTTGTATCCTGTCTGTTTAACCCTGAGAACCGGCTGAGGAACACCTTTGTATCACAAGAAGACTACTTCAAG GAGAGGAAGGCACATCACTTCAGAAAAGGAAGAGCAGTGCTCAAAAGTGTTTGA
- the DAZL gene encoding deleted in azoospermia-like isoform X7 produces the protein MMSANAEAQCAGVSEDNTRLSTTSQGYVLPEGKIMPNTVFVGGIDIRMNEAEIRSFFERYGTVKEVKIITDRTGVSKGYGFVSFLDNVDVQKIVESQINFHGKRLKLGPAIRKQQNLCSYVHPRPLVFNPPAPQFHSVWGNQNTETYMQPPAVMSPVTQYVQTYPYSSPALLIQQQVPVGYQPAYNYQVQPQWLAGEQRNYVMPPVYTSVSYHCTEDPEFIQTECAVPEPTQSSTNSPQKERKAHHFRKGRAVLKSV, from the exons ATGATG TCTGCAAATGCAGAGGCCCAGTGTGCAGGTGTCTCCGAGGACAATACCCGTTTGTCAACAACCAGTCAAGGATATGTTTTACCAGAAGGAAAAATCATGCCAAACACAGTCTTTGTTGGTGGAATTGATATAAGG atGAATGAAGCAGAAATTCGCAGTTTCTTTGAACGATATGGTACTGTGAAAGAGGTGAAAATAATCACTGACAGAACTGGTGTTTCCAAAGG gtatGGATTTGTATCTTTCCTGGACAATGTGGATGTTCAGAAAATAGTAGAA TCACAAATCAACTTccatggcaaaaggctgaagcTGGGACCAGCAATTAGGAAGCAACAAAACTTGT GTTCTTATGTGCATCCCAGACCACTAGTCTTCAATCCTCCTGCACCACAGTTCCATAGTGTATGGGGTAATCAAAATACGGAGACATACATGCAACCTCCAGCTGTAATGAGCCCGGTAACGCAGTATGTTCAG ACATATCCATACAGTTCACCGGCTTTATTGATACAGCAACAAGTTCCTGTAGGATATCAGCCAGCCTACAACTATCAG GTTCAACCACAGTGGCTTGCTGGGGAGCAAAGAAATTATGTTATGCCTCCG GTTTATACTTCAGTAAGCTATCACTGCACTGAGGATCCAGAATTTATACAGACAGAATGTGCTGTTCCAGAGCCTACACAGTCATCTACCAACAGTCCACAAAAG GAGAGGAAGGCACATCACTTCAGAAAAGGAAGAGCAGTGCTCAAAAGTGTTTGA
- the DAZL gene encoding deleted in azoospermia-like isoform X1, producing the protein MMSANAEAQCAGVSEDNTRLSTTSQGYVLPEGKIMPNTVFVGGIDIRMNEAEIRSFFERYGTVKEVKIITDRTGVSKGYGFVSFLDNVDVQKIVESQINFHGKRLKLGPAIRKQQNLCSYVHPRPLVFNPPAPQFHSVWGNQNTETYMQPPAVMSPVTQYVQSFLLQTYPYSSPALLIQQQVPVGYQPAYNYQVQPQWLAGEQRNYVMPPVYTSVSYHCTEDPEFIQTECAVPEPTQSSTNSPQKKSVDRSIQTVVSCLFNPENRLRNTFVSQEDYFKERKAHHFRKGRAVLKSV; encoded by the exons ATGATG TCTGCAAATGCAGAGGCCCAGTGTGCAGGTGTCTCCGAGGACAATACCCGTTTGTCAACAACCAGTCAAGGATATGTTTTACCAGAAGGAAAAATCATGCCAAACACAGTCTTTGTTGGTGGAATTGATATAAGG atGAATGAAGCAGAAATTCGCAGTTTCTTTGAACGATATGGTACTGTGAAAGAGGTGAAAATAATCACTGACAGAACTGGTGTTTCCAAAGG gtatGGATTTGTATCTTTCCTGGACAATGTGGATGTTCAGAAAATAGTAGAA TCACAAATCAACTTccatggcaaaaggctgaagcTGGGACCAGCAATTAGGAAGCAACAAAACTTGT GTTCTTATGTGCATCCCAGACCACTAGTCTTCAATCCTCCTGCACCACAGTTCCATAGTGTATGGGGTAATCAAAATACGGAGACATACATGCAACCTCCAGCTGTAATGAGCCCGGTAACGCAGTATGTTCAG AGTTTTCTCTTGCAGACATATCCATACAGTTCACCGGCTTTATTGATACAGCAACAAGTTCCTGTAGGATATCAGCCAGCCTACAACTATCAG GTTCAACCACAGTGGCTTGCTGGGGAGCAAAGAAATTATGTTATGCCTCCG GTTTATACTTCAGTAAGCTATCACTGCACTGAGGATCCAGAATTTATACAGACAGAATGTGCTGTTCCAGAGCCTACACAGTCATCTACCAACAGTCCACAAAAG AAGTCTGTGGACAGGAGCATACAAACAGTTGTATCCTGTCTGTTTAACCCTGAGAACCGGCTGAGGAACACCTTTGTATCACAAGAAGACTACTTCAAG GAGAGGAAGGCACATCACTTCAGAAAAGGAAGAGCAGTGCTCAAAAGTGTTTGA
- the DAZL gene encoding deleted in azoospermia-like isoform X2, whose protein sequence is MSANAEAQCAGVSEDNTRLSTTSQGYVLPEGKIMPNTVFVGGIDIRMNEAEIRSFFERYGTVKEVKIITDRTGVSKGYGFVSFLDNVDVQKIVESQINFHGKRLKLGPAIRKQQNLCSYVHPRPLVFNPPAPQFHSVWGNQNTETYMQPPAVMSPVTQYVQSFLLQTYPYSSPALLIQQQVPVGYQPAYNYQVQPQWLAGEQRNYVMPPVYTSVSYHCTEDPEFIQTECAVPEPTQSSTNSPQKKSVDRSIQTVVSCLFNPENRLRNTFVSQEDYFKERKAHHFRKGRAVLKSV, encoded by the exons ATG TCTGCAAATGCAGAGGCCCAGTGTGCAGGTGTCTCCGAGGACAATACCCGTTTGTCAACAACCAGTCAAGGATATGTTTTACCAGAAGGAAAAATCATGCCAAACACAGTCTTTGTTGGTGGAATTGATATAAGG atGAATGAAGCAGAAATTCGCAGTTTCTTTGAACGATATGGTACTGTGAAAGAGGTGAAAATAATCACTGACAGAACTGGTGTTTCCAAAGG gtatGGATTTGTATCTTTCCTGGACAATGTGGATGTTCAGAAAATAGTAGAA TCACAAATCAACTTccatggcaaaaggctgaagcTGGGACCAGCAATTAGGAAGCAACAAAACTTGT GTTCTTATGTGCATCCCAGACCACTAGTCTTCAATCCTCCTGCACCACAGTTCCATAGTGTATGGGGTAATCAAAATACGGAGACATACATGCAACCTCCAGCTGTAATGAGCCCGGTAACGCAGTATGTTCAG AGTTTTCTCTTGCAGACATATCCATACAGTTCACCGGCTTTATTGATACAGCAACAAGTTCCTGTAGGATATCAGCCAGCCTACAACTATCAG GTTCAACCACAGTGGCTTGCTGGGGAGCAAAGAAATTATGTTATGCCTCCG GTTTATACTTCAGTAAGCTATCACTGCACTGAGGATCCAGAATTTATACAGACAGAATGTGCTGTTCCAGAGCCTACACAGTCATCTACCAACAGTCCACAAAAG AAGTCTGTGGACAGGAGCATACAAACAGTTGTATCCTGTCTGTTTAACCCTGAGAACCGGCTGAGGAACACCTTTGTATCACAAGAAGACTACTTCAAG GAGAGGAAGGCACATCACTTCAGAAAAGGAAGAGCAGTGCTCAAAAGTGTTTGA
- the DAZL gene encoding deleted in azoospermia-like isoform X3 yields the protein MMSANAEAQCAGVSEDNTRLSTTSQGYVLPEGKIMPNTVFVGGIDIRMNEAEIRSFFERYGTVKEVKIITDRTGVSKGYGFVSFLDNVDVQKIVESQINFHGKRLKLGPAIRKQQNLCSYVHPRPLVFNPPAPQFHSVWGNQNTETYMQPPAVMSPVTQYVQSFLLQTYPYSSPALLIQQQVPVGYQPAYNYQVQPQWLAGEQRNYVMPPVYTSVSYHCTEDPEFIQTECAVPEPTQSSTNSPQKSVDRSIQTVVSCLFNPENRLRNTFVSQEDYFKERKAHHFRKGRAVLKSV from the exons ATGATG TCTGCAAATGCAGAGGCCCAGTGTGCAGGTGTCTCCGAGGACAATACCCGTTTGTCAACAACCAGTCAAGGATATGTTTTACCAGAAGGAAAAATCATGCCAAACACAGTCTTTGTTGGTGGAATTGATATAAGG atGAATGAAGCAGAAATTCGCAGTTTCTTTGAACGATATGGTACTGTGAAAGAGGTGAAAATAATCACTGACAGAACTGGTGTTTCCAAAGG gtatGGATTTGTATCTTTCCTGGACAATGTGGATGTTCAGAAAATAGTAGAA TCACAAATCAACTTccatggcaaaaggctgaagcTGGGACCAGCAATTAGGAAGCAACAAAACTTGT GTTCTTATGTGCATCCCAGACCACTAGTCTTCAATCCTCCTGCACCACAGTTCCATAGTGTATGGGGTAATCAAAATACGGAGACATACATGCAACCTCCAGCTGTAATGAGCCCGGTAACGCAGTATGTTCAG AGTTTTCTCTTGCAGACATATCCATACAGTTCACCGGCTTTATTGATACAGCAACAAGTTCCTGTAGGATATCAGCCAGCCTACAACTATCAG GTTCAACCACAGTGGCTTGCTGGGGAGCAAAGAAATTATGTTATGCCTCCG GTTTATACTTCAGTAAGCTATCACTGCACTGAGGATCCAGAATTTATACAGACAGAATGTGCTGTTCCAGAGCCTACACAGTCATCTACCAACAGTCCACAAAAG TCTGTGGACAGGAGCATACAAACAGTTGTATCCTGTCTGTTTAACCCTGAGAACCGGCTGAGGAACACCTTTGTATCACAAGAAGACTACTTCAAG GAGAGGAAGGCACATCACTTCAGAAAAGGAAGAGCAGTGCTCAAAAGTGTTTGA